One window of Solwaraspora sp. WMMA2056 genomic DNA carries:
- a CDS encoding helix-turn-helix transcriptional regulator — protein sequence MSELSVEIRRLRIAGGMNQSQLGAALRVSKSLVAGFESGRHIPQADTATNLDRVFGTDDKFQKLSTEARQDRYPWMRPWVEHERRALLLRTYQPLVIPGLLQTEGYMRALLATSTMNDGRIDDLVRTRLERQAATLGRDNPVVVSAIINEFALSRGPREVMKNQLGHLVDLGHRPSVKVRVLPDDAGLHLGLGGAFVIANLPDGRRCGYLDNQLKGAVVSSHGEVAELELAWESVDGLALPVVQSQDLMLRMIDERK from the coding sequence GTGAGTGAGCTCAGCGTCGAGATCCGGCGACTTCGAATCGCCGGTGGGATGAATCAGAGTCAGCTTGGCGCCGCGCTGCGGGTGTCCAAGTCGCTCGTCGCGGGATTCGAGTCGGGGCGGCACATCCCGCAGGCGGACACCGCCACCAACCTGGATCGGGTGTTCGGCACCGATGACAAGTTCCAGAAGTTGTCGACGGAGGCGCGGCAGGACCGGTACCCGTGGATGCGTCCGTGGGTCGAGCACGAGCGTCGGGCGCTGCTGTTACGCACCTACCAGCCGCTCGTCATCCCCGGACTGCTTCAGACCGAGGGCTACATGCGGGCGTTGTTGGCGACCTCCACGATGAACGACGGGCGGATCGACGACCTGGTGCGCACCCGGCTGGAGCGACAGGCCGCGACGCTCGGCCGGGACAACCCGGTGGTGGTCTCGGCCATCATCAATGAGTTCGCGCTCAGCCGAGGTCCTCGCGAGGTGATGAAGAATCAACTGGGCCACCTGGTGGACCTCGGCCACCGGCCGTCGGTCAAAGTCCGGGTGCTGCCGGACGACGCCGGGCTGCACCTCGGTCTCGGTGGCGCGTTCGTGATCGCCAACCTGCCGGACGGTCGGCGCTGCGGCTACCTCGACAACCAGTTGAAGGGCGCCGTGGTGTCCAGCCATGGCGAAGTGGCCGAGCTGGAACTAGCCTGGGAATCCGTGGACGGACTCGCGCTGCCGGTGGTGCAGTCCCAGGATCTGATGCTGAGGATGATCGATGAGCGCAAGTGA
- a CDS encoding DUF397 domain-containing protein, producing the protein MSASEPRWRKSSRSANGGDSCVEVADNLPDRILVRDTKDRDGGTLTFGPAAWSAFVESTKDANPTA; encoded by the coding sequence ATGAGCGCAAGTGAACCGCGCTGGCGGAAGTCCAGCCGATCGGCCAACGGCGGCGACAGCTGCGTCGAGGTCGCCGACAACCTTCCCGATCGAATCCTGGTCCGCGACACCAAGGACCGCGACGGCGGTACGTTGACCTTCGGCCCGGCCGCCTGGTCGGCGTTCGTCGAGTCGACCAAGGA